GACATGGGCCCGACGGTCGAGGAGCTCGTCGTGGATACCCTCCTTTCGGATGGGGCAGGCAGGGCACGTTAGTTGCTGGACACTATACGAGGCGTGGGACTGACCGTACCCCTGCGGGTCCGATAGCCCTTGGTGCGGCCACAGCATGGACAGGCCCTGTGTTACGTTTTCGGTCCCGCCTGGGGTCACCGCCTGCGCGTTTTCAAAACCACTCTACAATAGCTCCTGTCTAGGAGTTTGTGGGGCGTATCGAAAGGGGAAGACCAATGAAGTTCGAGGGAACCGCGTTTCGCTATGGACGTGACATCGACACGGATGTGATCATCCCCGCACGCTACCTCAACACCTCCGACCCGGCCGAGCTCGCGAGGCACTGCCTAGAGGATCTGGACACGAGCTTCGTGGATCGCGTGAGGCCGGGGGACATCATCGTTGCGGAGGAGAACTTTGGTTGCGGCTCCTCCCGCGAGCATGCGCCGGTGGCCATCAAGGCGGCTGGCGTGAGCGTGGTCGTGGCCAAGAGCTTTGCGCGCATCTTCTATCGCAACGCCATTAACATAGGCCTTCCTATCCTGGAGTGCCCGGAGGCGGTCGATGCCGTGCGTGACGGTGACGTTATCTCTGTGGACGCCGATACGGGCGCCGTTGCGGACAAGACCACGGGCGAGTGTTTCTCGGCGCAGCCTTTCCCCCCCTTCATCCAAGAGATTATCAACGAAGGTGGGCTCGTGAATCGCGCCAAGCGGCAGGTGGCTGAGCGGAGACAGGATAAGCGGTAGGTCCGAACGGGGACAGGCGGGGCCAAAAAGGCCCACATTGGGGCAAGGAGGCCCAGACCATGGCAGCTATCAGCTATAAGATTTGCACCCTTCCGGGAGACGGCATAGGACCAGAGATCATGGACGAGGCCAAGCACCTGCTCGCCGCCATCGGCGAGGCCTATGACGTCAACTTCAACTGCGACGATCAGCTTATCGGCGGCTGTGCCATCGATGCGACGAGTGCTGCAGGGGCCAAGGTTAGTGCCCTTCCGCCAGAGACGCTCGAGGCGGCGCGGGAGGCAGACGCCGTGCTGCTCGCCGCTGTGGGCGGACCAAGGTGGGACGATCCGACGCCAGGTGCCGTCCGTCCGGAGCAGGGGTTGCTCGCCATCCGCAAGAACCTGGGACTCTATCTCAATTTACGCCCCGTCCGCGTCTTCGAGGCGCTGCGCGACGCATCACCCCTGCGCCCCGAGCGTCTCGACGACGTAGACCTGCTCATCGTCCGCGAGCTCACGGGCGGCCTCTACTTTGGCACGCACGAGCGCCGGCAGGGTGTCGAGGGCGCGGGCGTTGGCGGCTCTGTCGGCGATGTCGCTATCGACACCATGGAGTACCGCGAGTACGAGGTAGAGCGTGTTCTGCGCTGGGCCTACGAGGCGGCAGGTCGTCGTAACGGAGTCGTAACCTCGGTCGACAAGGCGAACGTTCTCGAGACGTCCCGTCTCTGGCGTGAGGTCAACCATCGCATGAACGCAAAGTTCGAGGGTGTCGAGGGCGAGGATATGCTCGTCGACAACTGTGCCATGCAGCTCGTGGTAAACCCTGCCCAGT
The DNA window shown above is from Olsenella sp. oral taxon 807 and carries:
- the leuB gene encoding 3-isopropylmalate dehydrogenase translates to MSYKICTLPGDGIGPEIMDEAKHLLAAIGEAYDVNFNCDDQLIGGCAIDATSAAGAKVSALPPETLEAAREADAVLLAAVGGPRWDDPTPGAVRPEQGLLAIRKNLGLYLNLRPVRVFEALRDASPLRPERLDDVDLLIVRELTGGLYFGTHERRQGVEGAGVGGSVGDVAIDTMEYREYEVERVLRWAYEAAGRRNGVVTSVDKANVLETSRLWREVNHRMNAKFEGVEGEDMLVDNCAMQLVVNPAQFDVLVTENTFGDILSDEASMLTGSLGMLASASLGDGTALYEPSHGSAPDIAGKGIANPIAQILSVELMLRYSFQMDAAADAVAAAVEDVLAAGWRTHDLADEATDAAHRLGTAAMGDKIIEAFRLHAG
- a CDS encoding 3-isopropylmalate dehydratase small subunit; its protein translation is MKFEGTAFRYGRDIDTDVIIPARYLNTSDPAELARHCLEDLDTSFVDRVRPGDIIVAEENFGCGSSREHAPVAIKAAGVSVVVAKSFARIFYRNAINIGLPILECPEAVDAVRDGDVISVDADTGAVADKTTGECFSAQPFPPFIQEIINEGGLVNRAKRQVAERRQDKR